The Branchiostoma floridae strain S238N-H82 chromosome 10, Bfl_VNyyK, whole genome shotgun sequence genome has a segment encoding these proteins:
- the LOC118423949 gene encoding parathyroid hormone/parathyroid hormone-related peptide receptor-like codes for MGLSRCVATWVLVTVLLLFLNKGGDATVEDEIVAAQRKCLAQMSISTPPEPNGTYCPQEWDGAFCWPYGTPGERVGAECPPFFRSPGHAYRHCGLSGNWTINRLTNKPYLNHTECTKIPHDEPAIPKHVIDNVTKIYTIGYSISLVSLFIAFIILARFKRLHCTRNYVHMHLFVSYMLRAFFILLRDAVLYSYDTNNSTPVPRNTVGCKLLYTCFMYFMATNYFWILVEGLYLHNLIFVSVFSERKFFYGFIAIGWVFPLTFVVPWVVVRATMEDTGCWDTDTVYKWIYKAPIVVSIVVNFLLFLNILRVLVKKLRMPADAAAQNSKNCWNCCFRRPAQQNGGSSHRNGGRRNSVQLQMPMKLAKSTMVLIPLFGVHYIVFVGMPDDTKGLAQEIRLYFELFFNSFQGFFVSILYCFLNGEVRAEFKRRWERWKLARNINSRGGNVSRAPLSFTAVTSMGYSHSPSVNSMRNGTPPSAGSSPPNGSPWNGRPHHPEEDLVPDIALKKLATFSDENSSPIDEQDKCSESSALVRKTSTASEMESNV; via the exons GGAGGCGATGCGACAGTCGAAGATGAGATTGTGGCAGCCCAAAGGAAGTGTCTGGCGCAAATGTCAATCAGCACCCCTCCCGAACCAAATG GCACGTACTGTCCTCAGGAGTGGGACGGGGCTTTCTGCTGGCCTTACGGCACACCGGGCGAGAGGGTCGGCGCAGAATGTCCTCCTTTCTTCCGAAGTCcag gACATGCGTATAGACATTGTGGACTTTCTGGCAACTGGACGATTAACAGATTAACCAACAAACCGTACCTAAACCACACGGAATGCACAAAAATACCG catgaCGAACCTGCTATCCCGAAACACGTTATAGACAACGTGACGAAAATCTACACCATTGGATACTCCATCTCACTGGTGTCACTCTTCATAGCGTTCATCATACTGGCTCGCTTTAA AAGGCTACACTGCACGAGGAACTACGTCCACATGCACCTCTTCGTGTCCTACATGTTACGGGCCTTCTTCATTCTCCTCCGGGACGCTGTTCTCTATTCTTACGACACCAACAACTCAACACCTGTTCCAAGGAATACG GTCGGCTGTAAACTACTGTATACCTGCTTCATGTACTTCATGGCCACCAACTACTTCTGGATCCTGGTGGAGGGACTATACCTCCACAACCTCATCTTCGTCTCCGTGTTTTCTGAGAGGAAGTTCTTCTACGGATTCATCGCTATTGGCTGGG TGTTTCCTCTGACGTTTGTCGTCCCCTGGGTGGTGGTACGAGCTACAATGGAGGACACTGG ATGTTGGGACACCGATACGGTCTACAAATGGATCTACAAGGCACCTATTGTGGTCTCAATTGTG GTCAACTTCCTTTTATTCCTGAATATCCTGAGGGTACTTGTAAAGAAGCTACGTATGCCGGCTGATGCGGCCGCTCA aaacagcaaaaattgCTGGAACTGTTGCTTTCGGCGGCCAGCACAACAGAACGG TGGATCTAGCCACCGCAATGGAGGACGGAGGAATAGTGTTCAGCTTCAGATGCCGAT GAAACTGGCCAAGTCTACGATGGTTCTCATCCCACTGTTCggagtccactacattgtgtttGTGGGCATGCCTGATGACACCAAGGGGCTGGCACAAGAGATCAGACTCTACTTCGAACTCTTCTTCAACTCATTCCAG GGTTTCTTCGTCTCCATTCTCTATTGCTTCTTAAACGGAGAG GTCCGTGCTGAGTTTAAGCGCAGATGGGAGCGCTGGAAGCTCGCCAGGAACATTAACTCCAGAGGGGGGAATGTTAGCCGAGCTCCTCTCAGCTTCACAGCCGTCACGTCAATGGGATACAGCCACAG TCCCAGTGTCAACTCCATGCGTAACGGGACTCCCCCGAGTGCTGGCAGTTCGCCCCCTAACGGATCTCCCTGGAACGGCAGACCGCACCACCCCGAGGAAGATCTAGTTCCAGACATCGCCCTGAAAAAACTTGCGACCTTCAGCGACGAAAATTCTTCTCCGATTGACGAACAGGACAAGTGTTCGGAGAGCTCCGCGCTGGTTAGGAAAACTAGTACCGCCTCAGAAATGGAGTCAAATGTGTAA